A portion of the Hyalangium minutum genome contains these proteins:
- a CDS encoding phosphotransferase yields the protein MTPVDLARLPEFLKQQRWFSGKAWPIKSVSVVDHATLDFGPCAFSLAIVEVLYELGKSERYLLPVKPSSEGVQDALEDVECLRALFRLIREQKEASSASGRVHGEWLPTEEGRLSLPEPITVRRLMVEQSNTSVVFGEKVILKIIRKLEVGVNPEHEMGRFLATRTSFRAMPTLLGALLLEGASGATLGLVHRFVPNAVDGWKYTLDRFRKAEPLDASFLEEMKEMGRRLGELHKALASDASDPVFAPEPVLQEDLQRWSASIMGELGVTLADAGRLHVDLERQRERLLEHARRLAHVTPSGQKIRIHGDLHLGQVLRSEDQWLIFDFEGEPSRTFTQRREKYSPLRDVAGMLRSFDYAEATVLLEGNPPAPRMAPSRDAFLAGYREVTRGAAFLPADEETFWVMLRAFELEKLLYEVRYELANRPDWVRIPVQALLRMEDPK from the coding sequence ATGACACCCGTGGATCTCGCCCGGCTGCCCGAATTTCTGAAGCAGCAGCGCTGGTTCAGCGGCAAGGCCTGGCCCATCAAGTCCGTCTCCGTGGTGGATCACGCCACCCTGGACTTTGGCCCCTGCGCGTTCAGCCTCGCCATCGTCGAGGTGCTGTACGAGCTGGGCAAGTCCGAGCGCTACCTGCTGCCCGTCAAGCCCTCCTCGGAGGGCGTTCAGGATGCGCTCGAGGACGTGGAGTGCCTGCGAGCCCTCTTCCGCTTGATCCGCGAGCAGAAAGAGGCCTCCTCCGCCTCCGGCCGCGTGCACGGAGAGTGGCTCCCCACCGAGGAGGGCCGCCTGTCGCTGCCCGAGCCCATCACCGTGCGCCGGCTCATGGTGGAGCAGAGCAACACCTCCGTGGTCTTCGGGGAGAAGGTCATCCTCAAGATCATCCGCAAGCTGGAGGTGGGGGTGAACCCAGAGCACGAGATGGGGCGCTTCCTCGCCACGCGCACCTCCTTCCGCGCCATGCCCACGCTGCTCGGCGCGCTCCTCCTGGAGGGCGCTTCCGGCGCCACGCTCGGGCTGGTGCACCGCTTCGTCCCCAACGCCGTGGATGGCTGGAAGTACACGCTGGATCGGTTCCGCAAGGCCGAGCCGCTGGACGCCTCCTTCCTGGAGGAGATGAAGGAGATGGGGCGCCGCCTGGGCGAGCTGCACAAGGCCCTGGCCTCGGACGCCAGTGATCCCGTCTTCGCCCCGGAGCCGGTGCTCCAGGAGGATCTGCAGCGCTGGAGCGCCTCCATCATGGGCGAGCTGGGCGTGACGCTGGCGGACGCGGGCCGGCTGCATGTGGATCTGGAGCGCCAGCGCGAGCGCCTGCTGGAGCACGCGCGGCGGCTGGCCCACGTGACTCCGTCCGGGCAGAAGATCCGCATCCACGGTGATCTCCACCTGGGCCAGGTGCTGCGCTCCGAGGACCAGTGGCTCATCTTCGACTTCGAGGGTGAGCCGTCCCGCACCTTCACCCAGCGCCGGGAGAAGTACTCGCCGCTGCGGGACGTGGCGGGCATGCTGCGCTCGTTCGACTACGCCGAGGCCACGGTGCTGCTCGAGGGCAATCCGCCCGCGCCGCGCATGGCTCCCTCTCGCGATGCGTTCCTCGCGGGCTACCGGGAGGTGACCCGGGGTGCCGCCTTCCTCCCGGCGGATGAAGAGACGTTCTGGGTGATGTTGCGCGCATTCGAATTGGAGAAGCTCCTCTACGAAGTGCGCTATGAGCTGGCGAACCGCCCGGATTGGGTCCGAATCCCCGTCCAGGCCCTCTTGCGCATGGAGGATCCGAAGTGA
- the treS gene encoding maltose alpha-D-glucosyltransferase, translating into MEQDPLWFKKALIYEVHIRAFHDSNADGHGDIPGLIEKLPYLQDLGVDCLWLLPHYPSPLRDDGYDIADYYAVHPDYGTLADFQRLVEAAHQRGIRVITELVVNHTSDQHPWFQESRRDPKSPKRDWYVWSDTDDKYKGTRIIFLDTERSNWTWDPVAKQYFWHRFFSHQPDLNYDNPEVQEAMLDVMRFWLNMGVDGFRCDAVPYLFEREGTNCENLPETHAFLKRLRKTIDTEYPNKMLLAEANQWPADVRVYFGDGDEFHMGFHFPVMPRLFMAVRKEDRAPIVEILQQTPEIPENCQWAIFLRNHDELTLEMVTDEDRDYMYREYAMDPRMRINLGIRRRLAPLMDNGRRRIELMHSLLFTLPGTPVMYYGDEIGMGDNIYLGDRNGVRTPMQWTGDRNAGFSRADNARLFAPVIADPVYGYQGINVEAQDRIKTSLLHWVKRLIKVRQRYPAFALGKLRFVNPDNHRVLAFTREWQGQTILIVCNLSRYAQPAVIDLREWEGYVPVELMGETPFPRISSMPYQLSMGPYMFLWFRLEKPLPGRTQS; encoded by the coding sequence ATGGAACAGGACCCGCTTTGGTTCAAGAAGGCCCTCATCTACGAGGTACACATCCGCGCGTTCCATGACTCGAACGCGGACGGCCACGGCGACATCCCCGGCCTGATCGAGAAGCTGCCGTACCTCCAAGATCTGGGCGTGGACTGCCTCTGGCTGCTGCCCCACTACCCCTCCCCGCTCCGGGACGACGGCTACGACATCGCGGACTACTACGCCGTCCACCCGGACTACGGCACGCTGGCGGACTTCCAGCGCTTGGTGGAGGCCGCCCACCAGCGCGGCATCCGCGTCATCACCGAGCTGGTGGTGAACCACACCAGCGATCAGCACCCGTGGTTCCAGGAGTCCCGGCGCGATCCCAAGAGCCCCAAGCGCGACTGGTACGTCTGGAGCGACACGGACGACAAGTACAAGGGCACGCGCATCATCTTCCTGGATACCGAGCGCTCCAACTGGACGTGGGATCCGGTGGCCAAGCAGTACTTCTGGCACCGGTTCTTCAGCCACCAGCCGGACCTCAACTACGACAACCCCGAGGTCCAGGAGGCCATGCTGGACGTCATGCGCTTCTGGCTGAACATGGGGGTGGACGGGTTCCGGTGCGACGCGGTGCCCTATCTCTTCGAGCGCGAGGGCACCAACTGCGAGAACCTCCCGGAGACGCACGCCTTCCTCAAGCGCCTGCGCAAGACGATCGACACCGAGTATCCGAACAAGATGCTCCTGGCCGAGGCCAACCAGTGGCCCGCGGACGTGCGCGTCTACTTCGGCGACGGCGACGAGTTCCACATGGGGTTCCACTTCCCCGTGATGCCTCGCCTCTTCATGGCCGTGCGCAAGGAGGACCGGGCGCCCATCGTGGAGATCCTCCAGCAGACGCCGGAGATTCCGGAGAACTGCCAGTGGGCCATCTTCCTGCGCAACCATGACGAGCTGACGCTGGAGATGGTGACGGACGAGGACCGCGACTACATGTACCGGGAGTACGCGATGGACCCCCGGATGCGGATCAACCTCGGCATCCGCAGGCGCTTGGCCCCGCTGATGGACAACGGGCGCCGCCGCATCGAGCTGATGCACAGCCTGCTCTTCACCCTGCCCGGCACGCCTGTCATGTACTACGGCGACGAGATCGGCATGGGCGACAACATCTACCTGGGCGATCGCAACGGTGTGCGCACCCCCATGCAGTGGACGGGCGACCGCAACGCCGGTTTCAGCCGGGCCGACAACGCGCGGCTGTTCGCCCCGGTGATCGCCGATCCCGTGTACGGCTACCAGGGCATCAACGTGGAGGCCCAGGACCGCATCAAGACGTCTCTGCTGCACTGGGTGAAGCGGCTCATCAAAGTGCGCCAACGCTACCCGGCCTTCGCGCTAGGAAAGCTGCGCTTCGTCAACCCGGACAACCACCGGGTGCTCGCCTTCACCCGCGAGTGGCAGGGCCAGACGATCCTCATCGTCTGCAACCTCTCGCGCTACGCGCAGCCGGCGGTCATCGATCTGCGCGAGTGGGAGGGCTATGTCCCCGTGGAGTTGATGGGCGAAACCCCCTTCCCTCGAATCTCATCGATGCCGTATCAGCTCTCCATGGGTCCCTACATGTTCTTGTGGTTTCGGCTCGAGAAGCCCCTTCCGGGGAGGACGCAGTCATGA
- a CDS encoding gamma-glutamylcyclotransferase produces the protein MDAHYDQVMKAREAADASATRLYFGYSTILDRAAFEEWRSQHSYEFFQLPEGKLAEAVGVGLVYDFPSRWWGGRVAGLADVPGQSVFGRLFEIAGKDWPIVQHKEGFVTGMCIERPVRVRVDGKEQEATAFTTSPRRASKDGPISPRFIEALVRGAESAGLPADYVERLRRGE, from the coding sequence ATGGACGCGCACTACGACCAGGTGATGAAGGCACGGGAGGCAGCGGACGCCTCGGCCACGCGGCTGTACTTCGGCTACTCGACGATCCTCGACCGGGCGGCGTTCGAGGAGTGGCGCTCGCAGCACAGCTATGAGTTCTTCCAGTTGCCTGAGGGGAAGCTGGCCGAGGCAGTAGGCGTAGGGCTGGTGTACGACTTTCCCTCTCGCTGGTGGGGCGGGCGAGTGGCGGGACTGGCGGATGTGCCGGGCCAGAGCGTGTTCGGGCGGCTCTTCGAGATCGCCGGCAAGGACTGGCCCATCGTCCAGCACAAGGAGGGCTTCGTGACGGGGATGTGCATCGAGCGCCCCGTGCGCGTCCGGGTGGACGGGAAGGAGCAGGAGGCCACCGCGTTCACGACGTCGCCCCGGCGCGCCTCGAAAGACGGGCCCATCAGCCCGCGCTTCATCGAGGCGCTGGTGCGAGGCGCCGAGAGCGCGGGGCTCCCGGCGGACTATGTAGAGCGGCTACGCCGAGGAGAGTAG
- the glgB gene encoding 1,4-alpha-glucan branching protein GlgB, with protein sequence MKKPADRQQIDAEIQLVTELRHPEPHRVLGIHPDGDGVVIRAFRPDAAAIHVIPDFGGRISMEHRKGGVFEARLNGRDQVFNYLIEVEYPGGKVFTLRDPYSYTPTLGELDLYYAGEGRHEKLWDRMGAHLIHHHGVAGVSFAVWAPTAAGVSVVGDFNSWDGRLHTMRRMGASGIWELFIPEVGEGTRYKFEIRPNGSGPAMLKADPFAFRTEVPPATASVVHDLRRFTWSDEKWLSSRGEGVPAQKPWSVYEVHLGSWRRVVEDGDRPMTYRELAPALSDYLKRVGFTHVEFLPVAEHPYGPSWGYQVGNYYAPSARFGHPDDFRFLVNHLHEEGIGVIVDWVPGHFPKDAHALGKFDGTALYEHADPRQGTQPDWGTLVFNFGRNEVRNFLIANALFWIEEYHVDGLRVDAVASMLYLDYSRRAGEWVPNRWGGRENEEAIAFLRELNEVIRRKHPGVVMIAEESTAWPKVSQPVSEGGLGFHFKWNMGWMHDTLRYFSKDPVYRQHHHNDMTFGLLYAFSEHFMLPLSHDEVVHGKGSLYGKMPGDPWQKRANLRALLAWMWAHPGKKLLFMGGEFGQHAEWNSDRSLDWHLLEDSGHKGIQTLMSDLNRLYKDIPALYDADSEPIGFQWLQPDAAASSVFAFIRRSRTPGRHVVCVANLTPIPREGYRLGFPRVGTYVEVLNTDAATYGGSGLGNMGQIQTEARPWDGQEASAVLTLPPLSVLWFSTGVPASPAISATEPSAAEAPPERLLSSA encoded by the coding sequence GTGAAGAAGCCCGCCGACCGGCAGCAGATCGACGCGGAGATCCAGCTTGTCACCGAGCTGCGGCACCCGGAGCCGCACCGGGTGCTCGGTATTCACCCGGATGGGGATGGCGTGGTGATCCGCGCCTTCCGGCCGGATGCCGCCGCCATTCATGTCATCCCCGACTTCGGGGGCCGCATCTCCATGGAGCATCGCAAGGGCGGCGTCTTCGAGGCGCGGCTCAACGGGCGCGATCAGGTCTTCAACTACCTGATCGAAGTGGAGTACCCGGGTGGCAAGGTCTTCACCCTGAGGGATCCGTACAGCTACACGCCCACCCTCGGCGAGCTGGACCTGTACTACGCGGGCGAGGGCCGCCACGAGAAGCTCTGGGATCGCATGGGCGCCCACCTGATCCACCACCACGGGGTGGCCGGTGTGTCCTTCGCGGTCTGGGCCCCCACGGCGGCCGGCGTGTCCGTGGTGGGTGACTTCAACAGCTGGGATGGGCGGCTGCACACCATGCGGCGCATGGGCGCCTCCGGCATCTGGGAGCTGTTCATCCCCGAGGTCGGCGAGGGCACGCGCTACAAGTTCGAGATCCGGCCCAACGGTAGCGGCCCGGCCATGCTCAAGGCGGACCCGTTCGCCTTCCGCACCGAGGTTCCGCCCGCCACCGCGTCCGTGGTGCACGATCTGCGCCGCTTCACGTGGTCGGACGAGAAGTGGCTGTCCTCCCGCGGCGAAGGCGTCCCCGCGCAGAAGCCGTGGAGCGTGTACGAAGTGCACCTGGGCTCGTGGCGGCGCGTCGTGGAGGACGGCGACCGGCCGATGACGTACCGCGAGCTGGCCCCCGCCCTGAGCGACTACCTCAAGCGCGTGGGCTTCACGCACGTGGAGTTCCTGCCCGTGGCGGAGCACCCGTATGGGCCCTCGTGGGGCTATCAGGTGGGCAACTACTACGCGCCCAGCGCCCGGTTCGGCCACCCGGATGACTTCCGCTTCCTGGTGAACCACCTGCACGAGGAGGGCATCGGCGTCATCGTCGACTGGGTGCCCGGGCACTTCCCCAAGGACGCGCACGCGCTGGGCAAGTTCGACGGCACGGCGCTCTACGAGCACGCCGATCCCCGCCAGGGCACGCAGCCCGACTGGGGCACGTTGGTCTTCAACTTCGGCCGCAACGAGGTGCGCAACTTCCTCATCGCCAACGCCCTGTTCTGGATCGAGGAGTACCACGTGGACGGCCTGCGCGTGGACGCAGTGGCCTCCATGCTCTACCTCGACTACAGCCGCCGCGCGGGCGAGTGGGTCCCCAACCGATGGGGCGGCCGCGAGAACGAGGAGGCCATCGCCTTCCTGCGCGAGCTCAATGAAGTCATCCGCCGCAAGCACCCGGGCGTGGTGATGATCGCCGAGGAGTCCACCGCATGGCCCAAGGTGAGCCAGCCCGTGAGCGAGGGCGGCCTGGGCTTCCACTTCAAGTGGAACATGGGGTGGATGCACGACACCCTGCGCTACTTCTCCAAGGATCCCGTCTACCGGCAGCACCACCACAACGACATGACGTTCGGCCTGCTCTACGCCTTCAGCGAGCACTTCATGCTCCCGCTGAGCCACGACGAGGTGGTGCACGGCAAGGGCTCGCTCTACGGGAAGATGCCGGGCGATCCGTGGCAGAAGCGCGCCAACCTGCGCGCGCTGCTCGCGTGGATGTGGGCCCACCCGGGCAAGAAGTTGCTCTTCATGGGCGGCGAGTTCGGCCAGCATGCCGAGTGGAACAGCGATCGCAGCCTGGACTGGCACCTGCTCGAGGATTCCGGCCACAAGGGCATCCAGACGCTGATGAGCGATCTCAACCGCCTCTACAAGGACATCCCCGCGCTCTACGACGCGGACAGCGAGCCCATCGGCTTCCAGTGGCTGCAGCCGGACGCGGCGGCCTCCAGCGTGTTCGCGTTCATCCGCCGCTCGCGGACGCCGGGGCGCCACGTGGTGTGCGTGGCCAACCTCACGCCCATCCCTCGCGAGGGCTACCGTCTCGGCTTCCCCCGTGTGGGCACCTACGTCGAGGTGCTCAACACGGACGCCGCCACCTACGGCGGCTCTGGCCTGGGCAACATGGGGCAGATCCAGACGGAGGCACGCCCCTGGGATGGCCAGGAAGCCTCCGCCGTGCTCACGCTCCCGCCGCTGTCCGTGCTCTGGTTCAGCACGGGCGTGCCCGCCTCCCCGGCGATCTCAGCGACCGAGCCCTCGGCCGCCGAGGCCCCGCCGGAGCGTCTACTCTCCTCGGCGTAG